TAGTCCATTATTTAGCATTACCTCAATTCCTAAAGGATACATTGAAAAGTTTTTTTGAAATATTTTTACAAGCTCTTCATCTAGCAACTTACCACTATTCATCATTATAATTTCATAGGCTTCATTTGCAGGAAATCCCTTACGATATACTCTATCACTAATTAATGCATCATAAACATCACTTATACATGCTATTTTAGCGTAGGCAGATATCTTATCTCCCTTTACTGCATATGGATATCCAGTACCATCTATTCTCTCATGATGCTGAAGTACTATGCTTTTTGCTCTTTCACTAATTCTATCAACCTTTTGAAGAATTTCGTACCCATATTCAGGATGTCTTTTCATCTCTTGGAATTCTTCATCTGTTAACTTACCATCTTTATTCAATATATTATGAGGAATTCTCATCTTGCCTATATCGTGTAAGATTGTTCCAATACCTAAATCTACAAGCATGTTTTTTGTAAATCCCTTTTCTAAACCAAAATAAAGACCTATAACAGCAGAATTTAAACAGTGCATAAATGTATAATTATCATAGGTTTTTAGTTCTGTAAGATGGATTGATGTAATTTCTCTATTGCAGGTTAGGTAATCTACCATATCCTCAACAACATTTATCGTTTCCTTCACTTTAAAATTATTTGAGCTTTGTACCTTTGAAAAAACATTAGAAATAGATTTTATCGCTTCTGCTTTTAATTGTACAAATTTTGAATCCTCAGGCTCTATATCCTCAAGATTACTATCCTTTACATATATATAATTCAGACCCATTATCTCAAGTCTTTTTATAAACCTTTCATTTAGTTTTACCCCTGCGTTTAACAAAATATTACCTTCGCTACTTATAATACTTTGTGCAAGTTCTTCTCCAGGGATTACTCTAGATAACCTAACAAGTCTCATTGTGCACCTCATTTAACTTCATTAAAGTATAATAAATAATATATCTATACTAATTTTACCTTAATTTACAATATAAATCAAAAATATTATAGTATTTTTTGATAATTCATACTACAATATGTTATATTCTAACATATTATATGTAATTTCATATTATTTTAACTGAAATAATACATTATATTTATCGATGTACTATAATATATATGTAATATATAGGAGGTGGCTAAAATTGTTTATTGGTTCATTTAAAGTATTTTTTAAAAATCTAAAACTAATTGTTCCATTTATTATTTATGTAGTTTTATTTTCAATTCCATATTTTATTATAGGTAAAACTACAACTGACTTTGACCCTTTTACAGGAGTAGACCTGAATAATTCAATATCATTTT
The window above is part of the Clostridium cylindrosporum DSM 605 genome. Proteins encoded here:
- a CDS encoding HD-GYP domain-containing protein, which produces MRLVRLSRVIPGEELAQSIISSEGNILLNAGVKLNERFIKRLEIMGLNYIYVKDSNLEDIEPEDSKFVQLKAEAIKSISNVFSKVQSSNNFKVKETINVVEDMVDYLTCNREITSIHLTELKTYDNYTFMHCLNSAVIGLYFGLEKGFTKNMLVDLGIGTILHDIGKMRIPHNILNKDGKLTDEEFQEMKRHPEYGYEILQKVDRISERAKSIVLQHHERIDGTGYPYAVKGDKISAYAKIACISDVYDALISDRVYRKGFPANEAYEIIMMNSGKLLDEELVKIFQKNFSMYPLGIEVMLNNGLKGFVIGHNKGFPDRPIVRLVTNGSGEKISPVEVDLLKYLNISITDIIA